The following proteins come from a genomic window of Musa acuminata AAA Group cultivar baxijiao chromosome BXJ1-7, Cavendish_Baxijiao_AAA, whole genome shotgun sequence:
- the LOC135679072 gene encoding phytoene synthase 2, chloroplastic-like, whose translation MACLLLRMIAPADIPAGLGSAEAIREGDRFPRKAFRPRNNRNLSRKRRRWSLRSPHADSKYASLRFDPESGMNLPLVSSLLTSTAGEVAVSAEQKVYNVVLKQAALVKQQPRSSTALDVKPDTVIPGSVGLLKEAYDRCGEVCAEYAKTFYLGTLLMTPERRRAIWAIYVWCRRTDELVDGPNASQITPTALDRWESRLDDVFAGRPYDMLDAALSDTVSKYPVDIQPFRDMIEGMRMDLKKSRYKNFDELYLYCYYVAGTVGLMSVPVMGIAPESKATTESVYGSALALGLANQLTNILRDVGEDARRGRIYLPQDELAQAGLSDEDIFGGKVTEKWRSFMKNQIKRARMFFQQAEAGVTELNRASRWPVWASLQLYRQILDEIEANDYNNFTKRAYVSKAKKLLALPVAYGKSLISPSSLSQ comes from the exons ATGGCGTGCCTGTTGCTACGGATGATTGCTCCTGCAGATATACCTGCAGGGCTTGGGTCTGCGGAAGCAATTCGAGAGGGAGATCGTTTCCCACGCAAGGCCTTCCGTCCAAGGAACAACAGGAATCTCTCGAGGAAGAGGCGAAGATGGAGTCTGCGATCACCCCATGCTGATTCCAAGTATGCTTCCTTGCGGTTTGATCCAGAGAGCGGGATGAACCTACCTCTAGTATCGAGTCTGCTAACCAGCACAGCAGGAGAGGTTGCAGTTTCCGCAGAGCAGAAGGTTTACAACGTGGTTCTGAAGCAGGCAGCCCTGGTGAAGCAGCAGCCGAGGTCGAGCACTGCGCTCGATGTGAAGCCAGACACGGTGATCCCTGGATCAGTGGGCTTGTTGAAGGAGGCGTATGACCGCTGTGGAGAAGTCTGCGCAGAGTATGCCAAGACCTTTTACCTGG GGACGCTGCTCATGACCCCTGAAAGGAGGAGAGCTATCTGGGCAATCTACG TGTGGTGCAGAAGGACAGATGAGCTTGTAGATGGGCCAAATGCATCGCAGATCACACCAACAGCACTAGACAGGTGGGAGTCGAGGCTGGACGATGTCTTTGCAGGCCGGCCATATGACATGCTTGACGCAGCCCTCTCTGATACGGTTTCCAAGTACCCCGTTGATATCCAG CCATTCAGGGACATGATCGAAGGAATGAGAATGGACTTGAAGAAGTCGAGATACAAGAACTTCGACGAACTCTATCTTTACTGCTACTACGTCGCTGGGACTGTCGGATTGATGAGCGTTCCCGTGATGGGCATCGCACCGGAGTCGAAGGCGACGACGGAGAGCGTTTACGGTTCTGCTTTGGCTTTGGGACTTGCAAACCAGCTCACCAATATACTCAGGGATGTTGGCGAAGA TGCTAGAAGAGGAAGGATTTATCTGCCACAGGATGAGCTCGCCCAGGCTGGGCTCTCGGATGAGGACATCTTCGGCGGCAAGGTGACTGAGAAATGGAGGAGCTTCATGAAGAATCAAATCAAGAGGGCGAGGATGTTCTTCCAGCAAGCAGAGGCTGGTGTGACTGAGCTCAATCGAGCTAGTAGGTGGCCG GTTTGGGCTTCTCTGCAACTGTACCGGCAGATCCTCGATGAAATTGAAGCCAATGACTACAATAACTTCACGAAGCGAGCTTATGTTAGCAAAGCGAAGAAGCTGCTGGCTCTGCCGGTGGCATACGGAAAATCACTCATCAGCCCATCTTCTCTGAGCCAGTAA